From a single Pseudalkalibacillus hwajinpoensis genomic region:
- a CDS encoding GtrA family protein: MKQWRIGRGSKQVMSFSAIGVMNALVDIGVLNLLMLLFPTDDRIQLIAYNTISYTLAIVNSYFWNAKLTFPSKSIHDRRQVLLFLVQAVIALGVSNLVFYGALIAFDWMSFLPRYIERNISKGLAMFLSSASSFFMMKHLVFPRSKPDQESK; this comes from the coding sequence ATGAAACAATGGCGAATTGGCAGAGGTTCTAAACAGGTAATGAGCTTCAGTGCGATTGGTGTGATGAATGCACTTGTCGATATCGGGGTACTCAACCTGCTCATGCTGTTATTTCCAACAGATGACCGAATCCAGCTTATAGCATACAATACAATTTCATATACACTTGCAATTGTGAACAGCTATTTTTGGAATGCGAAATTAACCTTTCCATCCAAATCGATTCATGACCGACGGCAGGTACTTCTGTTTCTCGTTCAAGCTGTTATCGCACTCGGGGTAAGCAACCTGGTTTTTTATGGAGCGCTTATTGCTTTCGACTGGATGTCCTTTCTGCCACGGTATATCGAACGCAATATTTCTAAAGGACTTGCCATGTTTCTCTCCTCAGCATCAAGCTTTTTCATGATGAAGCATCTGGTGTTTCCCCGTTCAAAACCAGATCAGGAATCTAAATAA
- a CDS encoding DUF368 domain-containing protein, translated as MFVWRNIYRGLLMGVSDLIPGVSGGTIAMVLGIYRRLISGINGLMSKKWKKEIGFFLPLLIGVGLALLLVSQLMEKLLQNYPQPTFFFFIGLIIGVVPFLLRKVEYKETFQPVHYILLIVAAILIASTLFLKGDGSGEIMKSLGAMDYVVLFFSGWLASTAMILPGVSGSFVLLLLGSYQTVIHGLSSFQIPLLLTVGAGIIIGLSLTGKLISLLLNRFTVSTYAVMIGLVIGSVVVLYPGFKTDIGLAIASIVTLLLGLSAAFILGKIEHKEESAK; from the coding sequence ATGTTTGTTTGGCGCAATATATACAGAGGATTATTAATGGGTGTTAGTGATTTAATCCCAGGTGTTAGTGGCGGGACGATTGCAATGGTTCTCGGCATTTATCGCAGATTAATAAGCGGAATTAACGGTTTAATGAGTAAAAAGTGGAAGAAGGAGATAGGCTTTTTTCTACCGCTATTAATTGGGGTTGGACTGGCCCTGCTACTTGTCAGTCAGTTAATGGAAAAGCTTCTTCAGAATTACCCTCAGCCAACGTTTTTTTTCTTTATCGGTTTAATTATTGGAGTAGTGCCATTTCTACTTAGAAAGGTTGAGTATAAAGAGACATTTCAGCCTGTTCATTACATTTTGCTGATCGTAGCGGCGATTCTTATTGCCTCTACTTTATTTCTAAAAGGTGATGGATCTGGAGAAATAATGAAATCATTGGGCGCTATGGATTATGTGGTTCTGTTCTTTTCTGGATGGCTTGCGAGCACAGCGATGATCCTGCCAGGTGTAAGCGGTTCGTTTGTATTGCTACTACTTGGATCGTATCAAACAGTTATCCACGGTCTTTCATCTTTCCAGATCCCTTTGCTTTTAACGGTTGGAGCTGGAATTATCATCGGACTAAGCTTAACAGGTAAGCTTATATCGTTATTGCTTAACCGCTTTACGGTTTCGACATATGCAGTTATGATTGGCCTTGTTATAGGGTCTGTAGTTGTTCTATATCCTGGCTTTAAGACTGACATAGGTCTTGCAATTGCAAGCATTGTGACGCTTCTGCTCGGTCTCTCTGCAGCCTTTATTCTTGGTAAGATTGAACATAAAGAAGAGAGTGCTAAGTAG
- a CDS encoding GNAT family N-acetyltransferase, with product MIKLLDHKNKSIADSILGIQIPAYRKEADIIHYHDIPELHETVSSIVSSKETFIGCYREDHLAGVLSYELDIDVIRICRLVVHPDYFRKGIGRELLEDLVLQNKRKQIEVSTGAENHPAVEMYKRFDFQAVSRSEPVKGVFLIHLKRGPAVRN from the coding sequence ATGATTAAACTACTTGATCATAAGAATAAGAGCATTGCAGATTCAATTTTAGGGATTCAGATCCCTGCTTACAGAAAAGAAGCAGATATCATTCACTATCATGATATCCCAGAGCTCCATGAAACAGTCTCGTCGATAGTATCAAGTAAGGAAACTTTTATCGGTTGTTACAGGGAGGACCACCTGGCCGGAGTCCTTTCATATGAACTCGATATAGATGTTATCCGCATATGCAGGCTCGTTGTTCATCCAGACTATTTTCGGAAAGGGATTGGACGAGAATTGCTGGAGGATTTAGTGCTTCAGAATAAAAGGAAACAGATCGAGGTCAGCACAGGAGCGGAAAATCATCCTGCAGTCGAAATGTATAAACGATTTGATTTCCAGGCTGTGAGCCGCTCAGAACCTGTTAAAGGAGTGTTTCTAATTCATCTTAAGAGAGGTCCGGCGGTTAGGAACTGA